The Shewanella sp. NFH-SH190041 genome has a window encoding:
- a CDS encoding GGDEF domain-containing protein, with protein sequence MRRYLWQTSIILLSIADLLVLLSSTRLLEYLNYAELWVELVRLPVWLFLMIYVEQLRKYPTIYPWLLSGTTCLYLGTVFNINDEFFNLEHPIYQLSEDLLLTAGTLACGLGLYRLLKQLTEQTELLSDLALGAPLAGLANRRNFYQQRQQHPHSDRVSLLLIGVDDYAELLASQGLPCGDYQLVKLAELIGSVIRKHDRVIRWGGDEFALELGGADLNTARVKAEHLRLLIADHYFHFAGKHLRLTVSIGIAQYASQAGGRQQAVSEATRALKQAKAQGGNQVCLAQDVQTQESAAMQSIAGGIK encoded by the coding sequence ATGCGCCGCTATTTATGGCAAACCAGTATTATCCTGTTGTCCATCGCCGATCTGCTGGTGCTACTAAGTAGTACCCGATTGCTGGAGTATCTCAACTATGCCGAGTTATGGGTGGAATTAGTCCGGCTACCCGTATGGCTGTTTCTGATGATTTATGTTGAACAGTTACGTAAATATCCCACCATTTACCCTTGGTTACTTTCGGGTACCACCTGTTTGTATCTGGGCACAGTTTTTAATATCAATGATGAGTTTTTCAACTTAGAACATCCTATCTATCAATTAAGTGAAGACTTACTACTAACCGCGGGTACGCTGGCCTGCGGCCTAGGATTGTACCGACTATTAAAGCAATTAACTGAACAAACCGAACTGCTCAGTGATCTCGCCCTAGGCGCCCCTTTGGCCGGTTTAGCCAATCGGCGTAACTTCTATCAACAGCGCCAACAGCATCCCCACAGTGATCGGGTATCACTGCTATTAATTGGGGTGGATGACTATGCCGAGTTACTGGCATCACAAGGTCTGCCTTGTGGTGACTATCAGCTGGTTAAACTGGCTGAATTAATTGGCTCAGTGATCCGTAAACACGACCGGGTGATCCGCTGGGGGGGAGATGAATTTGCCCTAGAGCTGGGCGGCGCCGACCTCAATACCGCCAGAGTGAAGGCAGAACATTTAAGGCTTTTGATCGCTGATCACTATTTTCATTTTGCAGGTAAACACCTGCGACTCACTGTGAGTATTGGTATTGCCCAATATGCCAGCCAAGCAGGAGGTAGACAACAGGCCGTCAGCGAAGCTACCCGGGCCCTCAAACAGGCAAAAGCCCAGGGCGGCAATCAGGTCTGTTTGGCACAAGATGTTCAGACTCAAGAGTCAGCCGCAATGCAATCAATTGCTGGGGGCATCAAATAA
- the tadA gene encoding tRNA adenosine(34) deaminase TadA, producing MAMALAMAEKAEQHGEVPVGAVLVRDDELIAAGFNFSIGLHDPSAHAEMQCLRQAGKILQNYRMLDTTLYVTLEPCAMCAGAMVHSRIKRVVFGARDAKTGAAGSVVDLLRHPAFNHQLDVTEGVLESQCSTMLSDFFRRRRAEKKTAKAGG from the coding sequence ATGGCGATGGCTCTGGCGATGGCTGAGAAAGCAGAGCAGCATGGTGAGGTGCCGGTAGGCGCTGTGTTGGTGCGTGATGATGAACTGATCGCGGCCGGATTCAATTTCAGTATAGGGCTGCATGATCCCAGTGCTCATGCCGAAATGCAGTGTCTGCGTCAGGCCGGTAAAATTCTGCAAAATTATCGGATGTTAGATACTACTTTATATGTGACGTTGGAGCCTTGTGCCATGTGCGCCGGAGCCATGGTTCATAGTCGTATTAAGCGCGTGGTGTTTGGGGCTCGGGATGCTAAAACCGGCGCTGCTGGTTCTGTGGTGGATTTATTACGTCATCCTGCGTTTAATCACCAATTGGATGTCACTGAAGGGGTGTTGGAAAGCCAATGCAGTACCATGTTAAGTGATTTTTTCCGTCGGCGCCGAGCCGAAAAAAAAACAGCAAAAGCAGGTGGCTAA